One Streptomyces lincolnensis genomic region harbors:
- a CDS encoding MarR family winged helix-turn-helix transcriptional regulator has translation MTTPDSDGLLPEQLLRLTRRVHRIQKRQLEQRGLGVTPAQSRLLRTLAHYDAPPRMADLAERLEVVPRAVTTLVDGLEASGKVRRVPDPANRRVIRIELTDDGLKALRELHDVRRSAAEEILTPLTDQQREVLGGLLDTLVDGMPPQGRDC, from the coding sequence ATGACCACCCCCGATTCCGACGGTCTGCTCCCCGAGCAGTTGCTGCGGCTGACCCGCCGCGTGCACCGCATCCAGAAGCGACAGCTGGAACAGCGCGGCCTCGGTGTCACCCCCGCGCAGTCCCGGCTGCTGCGCACCCTCGCCCACTACGACGCACCCCCTCGCATGGCCGACCTGGCCGAGCGCCTGGAGGTGGTACCCCGGGCCGTGACGACGCTGGTCGACGGGCTGGAGGCGAGCGGCAAGGTGCGGCGGGTGCCCGATCCGGCCAACCGCCGGGTGATCCGCATAGAGCTCACCGACGACGGGCTCAAGGCCCTGCGGGAGCTGCACGACGTACGACGGTCCGCGGCCGAGGAGATCCTGACCCCCCTGACGGACCAGCAGCGCGAGGTGCTCGGCGGGCTGCTGGACACGCTGGTGGACGGGATGCCGCCTCAGGGACGCGACTGCTGA
- the mltG gene encoding endolytic transglycosylase MltG, which translates to MYTNTPPRSTIRLTRRGRLALIATGAVVAGTAVAVPLLSMDSDAEKKPTTLLIPEGWRAGQVYEAVDKALALPAGSTRKSLGKANLKLPNDAEGNPEGYLFPATYPLEQHEKKATPESLLSFMVDTANRKFNGAPIAAGAQRNAMNVYQAVTIASIVQAEAATKADMGKVARVVFNRLERGMPLQMDSTLNYALNRATLRTTTADTRIDSPYNSYQRMGLPPTPISNPGEEAMRAAISPTPGDWLYFVTVKPGDTRFTADYAEHQRNVAEFNRNQQRPAKAG; encoded by the coding sequence ATGTACACGAACACTCCGCCACGGAGCACGATTCGACTGACGCGCCGGGGCCGTCTCGCCCTCATCGCGACCGGGGCCGTCGTGGCCGGCACCGCCGTGGCGGTGCCGCTGCTGAGCATGGACAGCGACGCCGAGAAGAAGCCCACCACGCTGCTGATCCCGGAGGGCTGGCGCGCCGGGCAGGTCTACGAGGCCGTCGACAAGGCCCTCGCCCTGCCCGCCGGTTCCACCAGAAAGTCCCTGGGCAAGGCCAACCTGAAGCTGCCGAACGACGCGGAGGGAAACCCGGAGGGGTACCTCTTCCCGGCGACCTATCCGCTCGAACAGCACGAGAAGAAGGCGACACCCGAGTCACTGCTGTCCTTCATGGTCGACACCGCGAACCGGAAGTTCAACGGCGCCCCGATCGCCGCAGGCGCGCAGCGCAACGCCATGAACGTCTATCAGGCGGTCACGATCGCCAGCATCGTGCAGGCGGAAGCGGCCACCAAGGCCGACATGGGCAAGGTGGCCCGGGTCGTCTTCAACCGTCTGGAGCGCGGCATGCCGCTCCAGATGGACTCCACCCTCAACTACGCGCTGAACCGTGCCACGCTGAGGACGACGACCGCCGACACCCGGATCGACAGCCCGTACAACTCCTACCAGCGCATGGGCCTGCCGCCCACCCCGATCTCCAACCCGGGCGAGGAGGCGATGCGCGCCGCCATCAGCCCGACACCGGGCGACTGGCTGTACTTCGTCACGGTGAAACCGGGCGACACCCGCTTCACCGCCGACTACGCGGAACACCAGCGCAATGTCGCCGAGTTCAACCGGAACCAGCAGCGTCCGGCGAAGGCGGGCTGA
- a CDS encoding L,D-transpeptidase family protein, protein MRSGGDTWHGDTRRAVIKTAALACLLTVLAGCGGPGPTKRNGTDTATAGQPASTAPTAPATTDPTRIPGLGDRWQRRIPADSRQVLAVYGESRNSARSTVALYTKQGSTRESTWDRTRAWPAHNGRKGWTPDHREGDKRSPVGVFTLSDAGGVLPDPGARLPYTRSAAFAAPRWWAKSYWHDFDYVIAIDYNRVKGTPPNDQTRPGGYAKGGGIWLHMDHGSGTSACVSLSRPAMRYLLRTLDPDRHPVVVMGDRADLKS, encoded by the coding sequence ATGCGAAGCGGTGGCGACACATGGCATGGCGACACACGGCGCGCAGTGATCAAGACAGCGGCCCTCGCGTGTCTCCTGACCGTCCTCGCGGGCTGCGGCGGCCCGGGGCCGACAAAGCGCAACGGCACGGACACCGCGACCGCGGGCCAACCCGCCTCCACCGCCCCCACAGCCCCGGCCACCACCGACCCCACACGTATCCCAGGCCTCGGCGACCGCTGGCAGCGCCGCATCCCCGCCGACTCCCGCCAGGTCCTGGCGGTCTACGGCGAGAGCAGGAACTCCGCCCGGTCCACGGTCGCGCTGTACACGAAGCAGGGATCCACGCGGGAATCCACCTGGGACCGCACCCGTGCATGGCCCGCGCACAACGGCAGGAAGGGCTGGACCCCCGACCACCGCGAGGGCGACAAGCGCAGCCCGGTCGGCGTGTTCACGCTCAGCGACGCGGGCGGGGTGCTCCCGGACCCGGGCGCCAGGCTCCCGTACACCCGCTCCGCCGCCTTCGCGGCGCCCCGCTGGTGGGCCAAGTCGTACTGGCACGACTTCGACTACGTCATCGCCATCGACTACAACCGCGTCAAGGGGACCCCGCCGAACGACCAGACCCGCCCCGGGGGATACGCCAAGGGCGGCGGGATCTGGCTGCATATGGACCACGGCAGCGGTACCTCGGCCTGCGTCAGTCTGTCCAGGCCGGCCATGCGGTACCTGCTGCGCACGCTCGATCCGGACCGGCATCCTGTCGTGGTGATGGGGGACAGGGCCGACCTGAAATCCTGA
- a CDS encoding cation:dicarboxylate symporter family transporter has protein sequence MPVSPSVVPSLPRRVARILRTSLFAQVACALVLGIVVGKLWPGFASDLQPLGDGFTRLIKTIISPLVFCVVVVGIAKAGDLKAFGRIGLKALIWFEVASTLALIIGLLAANIVQPGSGMHVDPATLNTAAVDAKTGGGHLPSTTQFIVEALPTSFIGAFAENSLLQVLILACLVGAALLHLGHTKVPQVLPAIEQAQEIIFSIVGFVMRLAPIAVFGAMAVLIGQYGLGVIETYAKLIILCYAAAAFFIALLAVALKMVTGLSLWKFLRYIREEMLLALGTASTESVMPRVMQKLRKAGARDDAVGLVLPTGYSFNLDGASLYLSIGTLFIAQAVGVDLSLSQQITVVLVLMLTSKGMAGIPGSAFLALSATASSLGAIPAGAVALLLGVDRIMDSMRVVTNLLGNCVAVFAVSRWEGALDTERAKKVLDREIVPTDEDDDESRGEPDASKTPKAPAVSAADDKDDQLAAVPAQAKEPAPEVS, from the coding sequence GTGCCCGTGTCGCCGTCCGTCGTTCCGTCCCTGCCACGACGCGTCGCACGCATCTTGCGTACCTCTCTGTTCGCGCAGGTCGCCTGCGCGCTCGTGCTCGGCATCGTCGTCGGCAAGCTGTGGCCCGGCTTCGCCTCGGACCTTCAGCCGCTCGGCGACGGCTTCACCCGCCTGATCAAGACGATCATCTCGCCGCTCGTGTTCTGCGTGGTCGTCGTCGGTATCGCCAAGGCCGGTGACCTGAAGGCGTTCGGCCGGATCGGCCTCAAGGCCCTGATCTGGTTCGAGGTGGCGAGCACGCTCGCCCTGATCATCGGGCTGCTCGCCGCCAACATCGTCCAGCCGGGTTCGGGCATGCACGTCGACCCGGCCACGCTCAACACCGCGGCGGTGGACGCCAAGACCGGTGGCGGGCACCTGCCCTCGACGACCCAGTTCATCGTGGAAGCGCTGCCCACCAGCTTCATCGGCGCGTTCGCGGAGAACTCCCTGCTCCAGGTGCTGATCCTGGCCTGTCTGGTCGGCGCGGCCCTGCTGCACCTCGGACACACCAAGGTGCCGCAGGTCCTGCCCGCCATCGAGCAGGCCCAGGAGATCATCTTCTCGATCGTCGGCTTCGTCATGCGCCTGGCCCCGATCGCGGTCTTCGGCGCGATGGCCGTCCTGATCGGCCAGTACGGACTCGGCGTCATCGAGACCTACGCCAAGCTGATCATCCTGTGCTACGCGGCCGCGGCCTTCTTCATCGCGCTGCTCGCCGTCGCCCTGAAGATGGTCACAGGTCTCAGCCTGTGGAAGTTCCTGCGCTACATCCGCGAGGAGATGCTGCTCGCGCTGGGTACCGCCTCCACCGAGTCCGTGATGCCGCGCGTCATGCAGAAGCTGCGCAAGGCCGGTGCCCGTGACGACGCCGTCGGCCTGGTTCTGCCCACCGGCTACTCCTTCAACCTCGACGGTGCCTCGCTCTACCTGTCCATCGGCACGCTGTTCATCGCCCAGGCCGTGGGCGTCGACCTGAGCCTGAGCCAGCAGATCACCGTGGTTCTGGTGCTCATGCTCACCAGCAAGGGCATGGCGGGCATCCCCGGCTCGGCCTTCCTCGCCCTGTCCGCGACGGCCTCCTCGCTCGGCGCCATCCCCGCCGGAGCCGTCGCGCTGCTCCTCGGCGTGGACCGCATCATGGACTCGATGCGCGTCGTGACCAACCTGCTCGGCAACTGCGTGGCCGTCTTCGCCGTCTCCCGCTGGGAGGGGGCGCTGGACACCGAGCGGGCGAAGAAGGTCCTGGACCGTGAGATCGTCCCGACCGACGAGGACGACGACGAGAGCCGGGGTGAGCCGGACGCGTCCAAGACTCCGAAGGCGCCGGCCGTCTCCGCGGCCGACGACAAGGACGACCAACTCGCGGCCGTACCCGCTCAGGCCAAGGAGCCCGCCCCCGAGGTGAGTTGA
- a CDS encoding ABC transporter ATP-binding protein: MPRDHIEWTPSSGTSPEQPRQVRRILRLFKPYRARLAVVGVLVGASSLVTVATPFLLKETLDVAIPQGRTGLLSLLALGMILSAVLTSIFGVLQTLISTTVGQRVMHDLRTAVYGRLQRMSLAFFTRTRTGEVQSRIANDIGGMQATVTSTATSLVSNLTSVIATVAAMLALDWRLTVVSLLLLPVFVWISRRVGSERKKIVTQRQKQMAAMAATVTESLSVSGILLGRTMGRSDSLTRSFADESEQLVDLEVRSNMAGRWRMAVISIVMSAMPAVIYWTAGLALQTGGPDISIGTIVAFVSLQQGLFRPAVSLLSTGVQIQTSLALFQRIFEYLDLPIDITERQNPVHLDRVKGEVRFENVEFRYDADDDRQGAVLDGIDVTVPAGGSLAVVGPTGAGKSTLGHLVPRLYDVTGGRVTLDGVDVRDLDFDTLARAVGVVSQETYLFHASVAENLRFAKPDATEEELHQAAKAAQIHEHIVSLPDGYDTVVGERGHRFSGGEKQRLAIARTILRDPPVLILDEATSALDTGTEHAVQKAIDALSAHRTTLTIAHRLSTIRGADQIVVLDSGRVVERGTHEELLERDGRYTALVRRDAQLEPTGTGRVPHLEPTS, from the coding sequence ATGCCCCGCGATCACATCGAATGGACCCCGTCGTCCGGCACCTCGCCCGAGCAACCCCGGCAGGTGCGCCGTATCCTCCGACTGTTCAAGCCCTACCGGGCCCGTCTCGCCGTCGTCGGCGTGCTGGTCGGCGCCTCCTCCCTGGTCACCGTCGCGACCCCGTTCCTGCTGAAGGAAACGCTGGACGTCGCCATCCCCCAGGGCCGCACCGGACTGCTGAGCCTGCTCGCGCTCGGCATGATCCTGAGCGCCGTCCTCACCAGCATCTTCGGCGTCCTGCAGACCCTCATCTCCACGACGGTCGGCCAGCGCGTCATGCACGACCTGCGCACCGCGGTCTACGGCCGCCTCCAGCGCATGTCCCTGGCCTTCTTCACGCGCACGCGGACCGGCGAGGTGCAGTCCCGTATCGCCAACGACATCGGCGGTATGCAGGCCACCGTCACCTCGACCGCGACCTCCCTGGTCTCCAACCTGACCAGCGTGATAGCCACCGTCGCCGCGATGCTCGCCCTCGACTGGCGGCTGACCGTCGTCTCGCTGCTCCTGCTGCCGGTGTTCGTGTGGATCAGCCGCCGGGTCGGCAGCGAGCGCAAGAAGATCGTCACCCAGCGCCAGAAGCAGATGGCCGCGATGGCCGCGACCGTCACCGAGTCGCTCTCCGTCAGCGGGATCCTGCTGGGCCGCACCATGGGCCGCTCCGACTCGCTCACCCGGTCCTTCGCCGACGAGTCCGAGCAGCTGGTCGACCTCGAAGTGCGCTCGAACATGGCCGGGCGCTGGCGCATGGCCGTCATCTCGATCGTCATGTCCGCCATGCCCGCGGTCATCTACTGGACCGCCGGTCTCGCCCTCCAGACGGGCGGCCCCGACATCTCCATCGGCACCATCGTCGCCTTCGTCTCGCTCCAGCAGGGCCTGTTCCGCCCGGCCGTGAGCCTGCTGTCGACCGGTGTCCAGATCCAGACCTCGCTCGCGCTCTTCCAGCGCATCTTCGAGTACCTGGACCTGCCCATCGACATCACGGAACGGCAGAACCCGGTCCACCTCGACCGCGTCAAGGGTGAGGTCCGCTTCGAGAACGTGGAGTTCCGGTACGACGCCGACGACGACAGGCAGGGCGCCGTCCTCGACGGCATCGACGTCACGGTCCCCGCGGGCGGCAGCCTGGCGGTCGTCGGCCCGACCGGCGCCGGCAAGTCCACCCTCGGCCACCTCGTGCCCCGGCTCTACGACGTGACCGGCGGCCGCGTCACCCTCGACGGCGTCGACGTGCGCGACCTCGACTTCGACACGCTCGCGCGGGCCGTCGGCGTCGTCTCCCAGGAGACGTACCTCTTCCACGCCTCGGTGGCCGAGAACCTGCGCTTCGCGAAGCCGGACGCGACCGAGGAGGAACTGCACCAGGCGGCTAAGGCGGCTCAGATCCACGAGCACATCGTGTCGCTGCCCGACGGCTACGACACGGTCGTCGGCGAGCGTGGGCACCGTTTCTCCGGCGGGGAGAAGCAGCGCCTGGCCATCGCCCGGACCATTCTGCGAGACCCGCCGGTCCTCATCCTGGACGAGGCGACCAGCGCCCTGGACACCGGCACCGAACACGCCGTCCAGAAGGCGATCGACGCGCTCTCCGCCCACCGCACCACCCTCACCATCGCGCACCGCCTGTCCACCATCCGCGGCGCCGACCAGATCGTGGTCCTCGACTCGGGGCGCGTGGTCGAACGGGGTACGCACGAGGAACTGCTGGAGCGGGACGGCCGGTACACGGCTCTCGTCCGTCGGGACGCACAACTGGAACCGACGGGAACCGGCCGTGTCCCTCATCTGGAACCGACCAGCTGA
- a CDS encoding NAD(P)-binding domain-containing protein, which yields MNNTREVEVVVIGAGQAGLSSAYHLRRTGFEPERDFVVLDHSPGPGGAWQFRWPSLTYGKVHGMHSLPGMELTDADPARPSSQVVAEYFTAYESAFGLRVRRPVDVRAVRDGGEGGRLLVETSDGTWSTRTLINATGTWDRPFWPRYPGQETFRGRQLHTARYPGPEAFAGRRVVVVGGGASGTQHLMELAPYAAATTWVTRRPPVFREGPFTEDVGRAAVALVEERVRRGLPPRSVVSVTGLPLDDAVRQAIADGVLDRQPMFDRITPDGVQWRDGRRVEADVILWATGFRPAVDHLAPLKLREPGGGIRAEGTRAVADPRIHLVGYGPSASTIGANRAGRAAVRDIRRLSAAEPARAAQRADTARPTVSVAA from the coding sequence GTGAACAACACGCGTGAGGTCGAGGTCGTCGTCATAGGCGCCGGGCAGGCGGGTCTGTCCAGCGCCTATCACCTGCGCCGCACCGGTTTCGAGCCGGAGCGGGACTTCGTGGTGCTGGACCACTCCCCCGGACCGGGCGGCGCCTGGCAGTTCCGGTGGCCGTCCCTGACGTACGGCAAGGTCCACGGGATGCACTCGCTGCCCGGCATGGAACTCACGGACGCCGATCCGGCGCGGCCGTCCTCGCAGGTCGTCGCCGAGTACTTCACGGCGTACGAGAGCGCCTTCGGCCTTCGGGTACGGCGGCCCGTCGACGTGCGAGCCGTCCGGGACGGGGGCGAGGGCGGGCGGCTGCTCGTGGAGACCTCGGACGGCACCTGGTCGACACGGACGCTGATCAACGCGACCGGCACCTGGGACCGGCCGTTCTGGCCGCGCTACCCCGGCCAGGAGACCTTCCGGGGACGGCAGCTGCACACCGCGCGGTATCCGGGGCCCGAGGCCTTCGCCGGGCGGCGGGTGGTCGTCGTGGGCGGCGGCGCGTCCGGGACGCAGCACCTCATGGAGCTCGCGCCGTACGCGGCCGCCACCACGTGGGTGACCAGGCGCCCGCCGGTGTTCCGCGAGGGGCCCTTCACCGAGGACGTGGGCCGGGCGGCGGTCGCGCTCGTGGAGGAGCGGGTACGGCGGGGGCTGCCGCCGAGGAGTGTCGTCTCGGTGACCGGGCTGCCGCTCGACGACGCGGTGCGGCAGGCGATCGCGGACGGGGTCCTGGACCGGCAGCCCATGTTCGACCGGATCACGCCCGACGGCGTGCAGTGGCGGGACGGGCGGCGCGTCGAGGCGGACGTCATCCTGTGGGCGACCGGCTTCCGGCCCGCCGTCGACCATCTGGCGCCGCTGAAGCTGCGCGAGCCGGGCGGCGGGATCCGCGCCGAGGGCACCCGCGCGGTCGCCGACCCGCGGATCCATCTCGTCGGCTACGGCCCGTCGGCGAGCACCATCGGCGCCAACCGTGCGGGCCGCGCCGCCGTACGGGACATCAGGCGACTGTCGGCGGCAGAGCCTGCCCGCGCCGCGCAGCGGGCCGACACGGCTCGGCCGACCGTGTCGGTCGCCGCCTGA
- a CDS encoding ABC transporter transmembrane domain-containing protein has product MQIQDLPYPDPGVPDARSGPRFLWWLFRNQLGGQLRSLIWGLLHFGSISMIPFCVGLAVQAVVEHSGSRLALAGGLLGLCCVGNAVGETFLHRSAVTNWITAAARVQQLLARKAALLGSALTRRVAAGEVVAVSTGDVEKIGWFVEAFSRFTAAVLTLVLVCVGLVVYEPSLGVVVAVGLPVLALAVLPLLPRATRRADFQREKAGRATELASDTVAGLRVLRGIGGEELFLDRYRGASQEVRHAAVRSARMWSLISAIQVLLPGLLLIAVVWYGVNLARDGRIGVGELVAVYSSVMILTYPLRHFEEIAMAYSFSRPSARRAARVLALERATDTEGILAAEVPTGDLYDPATGLLAPAGRLTAVVCGDPDAAGVLAERLGGHPSEQSTSVLLGGVALDDLPLDSARTAVLVQDKDPVLLSGTLRELLDVPASGEVGAEEALAAAQCEDVLAALAQGSLGAEDAMDARITERGRSLSGGQRQRLALARSLMTDPEVLVLDEPTSAVDSHTEARIAVGVRELREGRTTVVFTSSPLLLDRADRVVLVHEGEVTAVGVHRELVRKDPRYRAVVTRETAEEAALNGARDGALNDLHQLEEIEEIEAIEKIEEVEETA; this is encoded by the coding sequence ATGCAGATTCAAGACCTTCCGTATCCCGACCCGGGTGTGCCGGACGCTCGTTCGGGTCCCCGATTCCTGTGGTGGCTCTTCAGAAACCAACTGGGCGGACAGCTCAGATCGCTGATCTGGGGGCTGCTGCACTTCGGGTCCATCTCCATGATCCCGTTCTGTGTCGGCCTCGCCGTCCAGGCGGTCGTCGAGCACTCCGGCTCCCGCCTCGCCCTCGCGGGCGGCCTGCTGGGTCTGTGCTGCGTCGGCAACGCGGTCGGAGAGACCTTCCTGCACCGCTCCGCGGTCACCAACTGGATCACGGCGGCCGCGCGCGTCCAGCAACTGCTGGCCCGCAAAGCGGCCCTGCTCGGCTCGGCGCTGACCCGACGGGTCGCCGCCGGCGAGGTGGTGGCCGTCTCCACCGGCGACGTCGAGAAGATCGGCTGGTTCGTGGAGGCCTTCTCCCGCTTCACGGCGGCGGTGCTCACCCTCGTGCTGGTCTGCGTCGGCCTGGTCGTCTACGAGCCCTCGCTCGGCGTGGTCGTCGCCGTGGGCCTGCCGGTCCTCGCGCTGGCCGTGCTGCCGCTGCTGCCCCGCGCCACCCGGCGCGCGGACTTCCAGCGGGAGAAGGCCGGGCGCGCCACCGAACTGGCCTCGGACACCGTCGCCGGTCTGCGGGTCCTGCGCGGCATCGGCGGCGAGGAACTCTTCCTCGACCGCTACCGCGGCGCCTCCCAGGAGGTCCGCCACGCGGCCGTGCGCAGCGCCCGCATGTGGTCGCTGATCTCCGCGATCCAGGTCCTGCTGCCGGGGCTGCTGCTGATCGCGGTCGTCTGGTACGGCGTCAACCTGGCCCGCGACGGCCGGATCGGCGTCGGCGAACTGGTCGCCGTGTACAGCTCGGTCATGATCCTCACGTATCCGTTGCGGCACTTCGAAGAGATCGCGATGGCCTACTCCTTCTCGCGCCCCTCGGCCCGGCGGGCCGCGCGGGTGCTGGCGCTGGAGCGGGCCACGGACACCGAGGGGATTCTCGCCGCCGAGGTGCCGACCGGGGACCTGTACGACCCCGCGACCGGTCTGCTCGCGCCCGCCGGCCGGCTCACCGCCGTGGTGTGCGGCGACCCGGACGCGGCGGGAGTGCTGGCGGAGCGGCTGGGCGGGCACCCCTCGGAGCAGAGCACGTCGGTGCTGCTGGGCGGTGTCGCGCTCGACGACCTGCCGCTCGACTCCGCCCGTACCGCCGTCCTCGTCCAGGACAAGGACCCGGTACTGCTGTCCGGCACGCTGCGTGAGCTGCTCGACGTTCCCGCGTCGGGCGAGGTCGGCGCCGAGGAGGCGCTGGCGGCCGCGCAGTGCGAGGACGTCCTGGCGGCGCTCGCCCAGGGCTCGCTCGGCGCCGAGGACGCGATGGACGCCCGCATCACCGAGCGCGGCCGTTCCCTGTCCGGCGGTCAGCGCCAGCGCCTGGCCCTGGCACGGTCGCTGATGACGGACCCGGAGGTGCTCGTCCTGGACGAGCCGACCTCCGCCGTCGACTCGCACACCGAGGCCCGGATCGCCGTCGGGGTCCGGGAGCTGCGCGAAGGCCGCACGACCGTGGTCTTCACCTCCTCTCCCCTGCTCCTGGACCGGGCCGACCGGGTCGTGCTGGTCCACGAGGGCGAGGTCACGGCGGTCGGCGTGCACCGCGAACTGGTGCGCAAGGACCCGCGGTACCGGGCGGTCGTGACCCGTGAGACCGCCGAGGAGGCGGCCCTGAACGGCGCTCGGGACGGCGCTTTGAACGACCTGCACCAACTGGAAGAGATCGAAGAAATCGAAGCCATCGAAAAGATCGAAGAAGTCGAGGAGACAGCATGA
- a CDS encoding peptide-N4-asparagine amidase — protein MKRRIIMSMLAGATLLASTLFGAAPAQSADAAAEAATGTAADVPAEFGSDWHDPLTAAPPVPKPAGPSCRVTLAEARFRDFTPYKGTYAPPRGCGDKWSKVVLRLEGKVKGRQFDRLGYVHVGGVEIFRTSTPQPSPDGIEWSVEKDVTRYSDAFRGSQDVEMLIGNVVDDTYTGIIDVKVTLTFYAGRQAATPDRVLTVGGDSTLTTPRNSERIVAEVYATGSGGGCEEYWYLTVPATAPYSCKADEGPYREVQIKVDGQLAGIAAPFPTVWTGGWSNPFLWYVVPGPRAFDIKPIEYDLTPFAGLLNDGRPHRVEVSVVGVPEGQSGWSTPVNVLVWQDAKSAHVGGKLTLHRSGDLTDTSTYTPGSEHRVDTEGGHRLTVAGYVDTSHGRVATTVTRALANTSVHRWTDGETMDALDAVWSDDESVTVDGRGPARTTRTQRTYTMDGTTTLGAADRLRTELTLGDRAAVTESRDGRRTGRRLLDDTYAGDATYTVNVPRDQRHAVGTSSERYRIRGSGVCYDRALTTAQGVLTKDRRGC, from the coding sequence ATGAAGAGACGGATCATCATGTCCATGCTCGCCGGAGCGACCCTCCTGGCGAGCACCCTGTTCGGGGCGGCCCCGGCACAGTCGGCCGACGCCGCAGCCGAAGCCGCAACCGGCACCGCAGCCGACGTCCCCGCCGAGTTCGGCAGCGACTGGCACGACCCCCTCACGGCCGCCCCGCCCGTCCCCAAGCCCGCCGGCCCGTCCTGCCGGGTCACGCTGGCCGAGGCGCGGTTCCGCGACTTCACGCCGTACAAGGGCACCTACGCGCCGCCCCGGGGGTGCGGCGACAAGTGGAGCAAGGTCGTGCTGCGTCTGGAGGGCAAGGTCAAGGGACGGCAGTTCGACCGGCTCGGATACGTGCATGTCGGCGGCGTCGAGATCTTCCGTACGTCCACGCCGCAGCCCTCGCCCGACGGCATCGAGTGGTCCGTCGAGAAGGACGTCACGCGCTACAGCGACGCCTTCCGGGGCAGCCAGGACGTCGAGATGCTCATCGGGAACGTCGTCGACGACACGTACACGGGGATCATCGACGTCAAGGTCACGCTGACGTTCTATGCGGGACGCCAAGCCGCCACCCCTGACCGGGTGTTGACGGTCGGGGGCGACTCGACCCTCACCACGCCCCGCAACAGCGAGCGCATCGTCGCCGAGGTGTACGCCACCGGCTCCGGGGGCGGCTGCGAGGAGTACTGGTATCTGACGGTGCCCGCCACGGCCCCCTACTCCTGCAAGGCCGACGAGGGCCCCTACCGCGAGGTGCAGATCAAGGTCGACGGGCAACTCGCGGGCATCGCCGCCCCGTTCCCGACCGTGTGGACCGGCGGCTGGTCCAACCCCTTCCTCTGGTACGTCGTTCCCGGACCGCGCGCCTTCGACATCAAGCCGATCGAATACGACCTGACGCCCTTCGCCGGACTTCTCAACGACGGCCGCCCGCACCGCGTGGAGGTCTCCGTGGTCGGCGTGCCCGAAGGGCAGAGCGGCTGGAGCACCCCCGTCAACGTGCTCGTCTGGCAGGACGCGAAGAGCGCGCACGTCGGCGGGAAGCTCACCCTCCACAGGAGCGGCGACCTGACCGACACCTCGACGTACACGCCTGGTTCGGAGCACCGCGTGGACACCGAGGGCGGCCACCGGCTGACCGTCGCGGGGTATGTCGACACCTCGCACGGCCGGGTGGCGACCACCGTCACGCGCGCGCTGGCGAACACCTCCGTGCACCGCTGGACCGACGGCGAGACCATGGACGCGCTCGACGCCGTGTGGTCGGACGACGAGTCGGTCACTGTCGACGGACGCGGACCGGCCCGGACGACGCGCACGCAGCGGACGTACACGATGGACGGCACCACCACGCTCGGCGCGGCCGACCGGCTGCGGACCGAGCTGACCCTCGGCGACCGTGCCGCGGTCACCGAGTCGCGCGACGGGCGGCGCACGGGCCGGCGGCTGCTCGACGACACCTACGCGGGCGACGCCACGTACACCGTCAACGTCCCGCGCGACCAGCGGCACGCGGTCGGCACGTCGAGCGAGCGCTACCGGATCCGCGGTTCGGGCGTCTGCTACGACCGCGCGCTGACCACCGCGCAGGGGGTGCTCACCAAGGACCGCCGCGGCTGCTGA